The following proteins are encoded in a genomic region of Pyramidobacter piscolens W5455:
- the cas4 gene encoding CRISPR-associated protein Cas4 — translation MPLSDEYILISGLQHLLFCPRQWALIHIERQWQENIFTAQGRLLHEKAHSDESENRPGLHVARGLPLRCERLKISGVADVVEFHQDDAGVLLPGQKGTWRPYPVEYKHGRPKTKDCDRIQLCAQAACLEEMLDCRIETGALFYGTPRRREEVAFTPQLRAEMENACAQAHQLLDAGVIPPAVFLPHCKSCSIGDICQPKMSRTVKNYLKKHLEEAAV, via the coding sequence ATGCCTCTCTCCGACGAGTACATTTTGATCTCCGGACTTCAGCATTTATTGTTCTGTCCGCGCCAGTGGGCGCTGATCCACATCGAGCGGCAGTGGCAGGAAAACATCTTCACGGCGCAGGGCCGCCTGCTTCACGAAAAAGCCCATTCCGACGAGAGCGAGAACCGCCCCGGCCTGCACGTCGCCCGCGGCCTGCCCCTGCGCTGCGAGCGCCTGAAGATCTCCGGCGTGGCCGACGTCGTCGAGTTCCATCAGGACGACGCCGGCGTGCTTCTGCCGGGACAGAAAGGAACATGGCGTCCCTACCCCGTGGAGTACAAACACGGCCGCCCCAAGACGAAAGACTGCGATCGCATCCAACTCTGCGCCCAGGCCGCCTGTCTCGAAGAAATGCTCGACTGCCGTATCGAAACAGGCGCCCTCTTTTACGGGACTCCGCGCCGCCGCGAAGAAGTCGCCTTCACCCCCCAGCTCCGCGCCGAAATGGAAAACGCCTGCGCCCAGGCCCATCAGCTCCTCGACGCTGGCGTCATCCCGCCGGCTGTTTTTTTGCCCCACTGCAAGAGCTGCTCCATCGGCGACATCTGCCAGCCGAAAATGAGCCGCACTGTGAAAAACTACCTGAAAAAACATCTTGAGGAGGCGGCCGTATGA
- the cas1c gene encoding type I-C CRISPR-associated endonuclease Cas1c — translation MRHLLNTLYLNIDGAYVARDGETVDIRSEGRSLRKFPIHLFENIVCFGRISLSPGAMHLCADHGVAVSFMTVYGRFIAKLTAPVHGNVLLRRSQYRKADDPVQSAEIARAIIAAKIANSRTVLQRAARDGKESEPYEQPIRNLAVQLQKIRTHEKPDLDTLRGIEGDSAGEYFSCFDHMILSEKEQFYFRDRNRRPPTDRINALLSFGYSLLAAEITSALESVGLDPCVGFLHRDRPGRPSLALDLMEELRAYLVDRFVLSLVNLRKIAAADFTVQENGAVLLNEAPRKEIFLQNWQNRKQEEITHPYLQEKIPLGLLPYVQAMLLARFLRGDLDGYPPFFLK, via the coding sequence ATGAGACATCTGCTGAACACCCTCTACCTCAACATCGACGGCGCCTACGTCGCCCGCGACGGAGAAACCGTCGACATCCGCAGCGAAGGGCGAAGCCTGCGCAAATTCCCTATCCATCTGTTCGAAAACATCGTCTGCTTCGGTCGCATCAGTCTCAGTCCCGGAGCCATGCACCTGTGCGCCGACCACGGCGTCGCCGTCTCTTTCATGACCGTCTACGGCCGCTTCATCGCCAAATTGACCGCTCCCGTACACGGCAACGTCCTGCTGCGTCGCTCGCAATATCGAAAAGCTGACGACCCCGTTCAATCGGCCGAAATCGCGCGAGCCATCATCGCCGCCAAAATCGCCAACAGCCGCACCGTTCTCCAGCGCGCCGCCCGCGACGGCAAGGAATCGGAACCCTACGAACAGCCGATCAGAAACCTCGCCGTCCAGCTCCAGAAAATCCGCACCCATGAAAAACCGGATCTCGACACTCTCCGCGGAATCGAAGGCGACAGCGCCGGAGAATACTTCAGCTGCTTCGATCACATGATCCTCAGCGAAAAAGAACAATTCTACTTCCGCGACCGAAACCGCCGGCCTCCGACCGACCGAATCAACGCCCTCCTCTCCTTCGGCTACTCACTGCTCGCCGCGGAAATAACCAGCGCCCTCGAAAGCGTCGGCCTCGACCCTTGCGTCGGCTTCCTTCACCGCGACCGCCCGGGGCGCCCCAGCCTGGCCCTCGACCTCATGGAAGAACTGCGCGCCTACCTCGTCGACCGCTTCGTCCTCAGCCTTGTCAACCTCAGAAAGATCGCTGCCGCCGACTTTACCGTCCAGGAAAACGGAGCTGTACTCCTCAACGAAGCGCCTCGCAAAGAAATCTTTCTGCAAAACTGGCAAAACCGCAAACAAGAAGAAATCACCCACCCCTACCTGCAGGAAAAAATTCCCCTCGGCCTGCTTCCCTATGTCCAGGCGATGCTCCTTGCCCGTTTTTTGCGCGGCGATCTGGACGGCTATCCGCCGTTCTTCCTCAAGTGA
- the cas2 gene encoding CRISPR-associated endonuclease Cas2, protein MLVVIAYDVSTDSAGGAKRLRRVARLCENHGARVQFSVFECKLDWAQWITLKAQLIAQIDPEVDSLRFYLLGNNWEKRVEHIGAKKSYNPESALIL, encoded by the coding sequence ATGCTCGTAGTCATCGCGTATGACGTCAGCACCGACAGCGCTGGCGGGGCGAAACGCCTGCGCCGCGTCGCCAGGTTGTGCGAGAATCACGGCGCCCGCGTCCAGTTCTCCGTGTTCGAATGCAAACTCGATTGGGCCCAGTGGATCACCCTGAAAGCCCAGCTGATCGCCCAAATCGATCCGGAAGTGGACAGCCTGCGCTTTTACCTTCTGGGCAACAACTGGGAAAAACGAGTGGAACACATAGGCGCGAAAAAAAGTTACAACCCGGAATCGGCGCTGATCCTGTGA
- a CDS encoding zinc ribbon domain-containing protein encodes MAIYCTSCGKKFESDEQHFCPYCGATRPVEQPKTVVKTPLQVDPKRVRVDETAAVVAPKKDKAPRKSRFWFWLAVVVIAVAAVGCFFPASRVPFQRLFAGEPFSVVFDDTVKQIAALFGR; translated from the coding sequence ATGGCAATTTACTGCACATCCTGCGGGAAGAAGTTCGAAAGCGACGAGCAGCACTTCTGCCCCTACTGCGGCGCGACCCGCCCCGTCGAACAGCCCAAAACCGTCGTGAAGACGCCGCTGCAGGTCGATCCCAAGCGCGTGCGCGTTGACGAAACCGCCGCGGTCGTGGCGCCAAAAAAGGACAAAGCGCCGCGCAAGAGCCGCTTCTGGTTCTGGCTGGCTGTCGTCGTCATTGCCGTGGCCGCGGTCGGTTGCTTCTTCCCCGCAAGCCGCGTCCCCTTCCAGCGCCTCTTCGCCGGCGAGCCTTTCAGCGTCGTTTTCGACGACACCGTCAAACAAATCGCGGCGCTCTTCGGCCGGTAA
- a CDS encoding D-Ala-D-Ala carboxypeptidase family metallohydrolase, translating into MKLWKLLAALAVPLLAGRPGDVQERNAKAITEASRILPALAELDSRQMESLRCRCCGAAGMDAVFLKKLAELQVRWKKRLTFTSGRRCVRHNAHVGGVPRSRHLTGQAVDVAVGSHEQERFCALARRLGFRSVLPDPRRNYVHLSLEAPWEISAKRER; encoded by the coding sequence ATGAAGTTGTGGAAACTGCTGGCGGCGCTGGCGGTCCCGCTTTTGGCGGGGCGACCGGGCGACGTGCAGGAGCGTAACGCGAAGGCGATAACGGAAGCGAGCCGCATCCTGCCGGCACTGGCGGAACTGGACTCCCGGCAGATGGAATCGCTGCGCTGCCGCTGCTGCGGCGCGGCAGGCATGGACGCCGTTTTTTTGAAGAAGCTGGCGGAGCTTCAGGTGCGCTGGAAAAAGCGCCTGACCTTTACCAGCGGGCGACGCTGCGTCCGGCACAATGCCCATGTCGGCGGCGTACCGCGCAGCCGGCATCTGACCGGCCAGGCGGTCGACGTGGCGGTCGGCTCCCACGAACAGGAGCGCTTCTGCGCGCTGGCGCGGCGTCTGGGATTTCGCTCCGTGTTGCCGGATCCGCGGCGGAATTACGTGCATCTGTCGCTGGAGGCGCCGTGGGAAATTTCTGCGAAAAGAGAAAGATGA
- the gltS gene encoding sodium/glutamate symporter: MSWSFAENVLSIQFDALWTTAVALLLLIVGYGLRRRLRFFETFCIPAPVVGGLLMAVLALVLHHNGGASVRFTTSLQSPMMLAFFTTVGIGGSLALLKRGGKALIVYLVFCWILAVVQNGAGAALAKLFGIHPALGVMAGAVSLEGGHGAAASFGPLTENLGVAGAAAVAIASATYGLIAGGLLGGPICKWLIDKNHVDIQASDDAIYQKSAAEVMREGGGSGEITADVFMKSLCLVLVIMALGSLLSGFIARFTKGTNFSLPGYVTAMFVAVIFRNLNDHLHLVKINAKCVDLISDVALGVFLTMAMMSLRIWDLYDLALPLMGILLFQTLLIAALGAFVLFPLLGRDYDAAVMCAGFLGHGLGATPNAVANMGAVCERYGVMSHKAFLIVPLCGAVLIDLVGLPNIVWFINWCTAAGK; this comes from the coding sequence ATGTCGTGGAGTTTCGCCGAGAACGTTCTGTCCATTCAGTTTGACGCGCTGTGGACCACGGCCGTCGCGCTGTTGCTGCTCATCGTCGGCTACGGGCTGCGCCGCCGCCTGCGCTTCTTCGAGACCTTCTGCATTCCCGCGCCGGTCGTCGGCGGCCTGCTCATGGCCGTTCTCGCCCTTGTCCTGCACCACAACGGCGGCGCCAGCGTCAGGTTCACCACGTCGCTGCAGTCGCCGATGATGCTGGCATTCTTCACCACCGTCGGCATCGGCGGCAGTTTGGCGCTGCTCAAGCGCGGCGGCAAGGCGCTGATCGTCTATCTGGTCTTCTGCTGGATCCTCGCCGTCGTCCAGAACGGCGCGGGCGCGGCGCTGGCCAAGCTGTTCGGCATCCATCCCGCCCTCGGCGTCATGGCCGGGGCCGTCTCGCTCGAAGGCGGGCACGGCGCGGCCGCTTCCTTCGGACCGCTCACCGAAAATCTCGGCGTCGCCGGCGCGGCGGCCGTTGCCATCGCTTCCGCCACCTATGGCCTGATCGCCGGCGGTCTGCTGGGCGGGCCGATCTGCAAATGGCTGATCGACAAGAACCATGTCGATATCCAGGCCAGCGACGACGCCATCTATCAGAAGAGTGCCGCCGAAGTGATGCGCGAAGGCGGCGGCAGCGGCGAGATCACCGCCGATGTCTTCATGAAATCGCTGTGCCTCGTGCTCGTCATCATGGCGCTCGGCTCGCTGCTTTCCGGCTTCATCGCCCGTTTCACCAAAGGCACGAACTTCAGCCTGCCCGGCTACGTCACCGCCATGTTCGTAGCCGTGATCTTCCGCAATCTCAACGATCATCTCCATCTGGTCAAGATCAACGCCAAATGCGTCGACCTGATCAGCGACGTGGCTCTCGGCGTGTTCCTGACCATGGCGATGATGAGCCTGCGCATCTGGGATCTGTACGATCTGGCCCTGCCGCTGATGGGCATCCTGCTGTTCCAGACGCTGCTGATCGCCGCGCTCGGCGCTTTCGTGCTGTTCCCGCTGCTGGGCAGGGATTACGACGCCGCCGTCATGTGCGCCGGATTCCTCGGCCACGGTTTGGGGGCCACGCCCAACGCCGTCGCCAACATGGGGGCCGTCTGCGAACGCTACGGCGTGATGTCGCACAAGGCGTTCCTGATCGTGCCGCTCTGCGGCGCAGTGCTGATCGACCTCGTCGGCCTGCCCAACATCGTCTGGTTCATCAACTGGTGCACGGCCGCGGGCAAGTAG
- a CDS encoding amidohydrolase family protein: MAQLTGWIDGGASVFYGRIGWDERGLVTEMTPLGGAEGPPPDAAVIRAGLFNAHSHPEQSIYADIVDKEWDLGTWCRHTIYRHSAAMTPRRVRLACERAFARMMAFGTTSVMVSYYLHGNRGNELDREVLAAARSVGIRLIFGRMNYDIVNEDAYAGKKASQRSYYETPETAEKNLRELMSLEDETLMVCPALHSMHASTEAAIARGIALGWELRRPVQFHLSEDRGDVDLSLKLHGCRPVVFLQRLLDEGRVPSLSHVILSDCCWLDDEERRLVARNGMKVVLNARMNARVKTGFPDVPALLASGIPLWCGTDGEASNDDLNVQGEREFLKARYRGAIEPKTIEGFGRQRFDFGAGYIGALGVGGWADLRVGENGAVRDVYVGGRKTIENGRLLGLDVERDVERPLREEVAAMTAEPAAPEA; this comes from the coding sequence ATGGCGCAGCTCACGGGCTGGATCGACGGCGGCGCGTCGGTCTTTTACGGACGGATCGGATGGGACGAGCGCGGCCTCGTGACCGAAATGACGCCGCTGGGCGGCGCGGAAGGCCCTCCGCCGGACGCCGCCGTGATCCGGGCGGGGCTTTTCAACGCCCATTCCCATCCCGAACAGTCGATCTACGCGGATATCGTCGATAAAGAATGGGATCTGGGCACGTGGTGCCGGCACACGATCTACCGTCATTCCGCGGCGATGACGCCGCGGCGCGTGCGCCTGGCCTGCGAGCGGGCCTTCGCGCGCATGATGGCGTTCGGCACGACGAGCGTGATGGTCAGTTACTATCTGCACGGCAATCGCGGCAACGAGCTGGACCGCGAGGTGTTGGCGGCGGCGCGGTCGGTGGGCATCCGTTTGATCTTCGGCCGCATGAATTACGACATCGTCAACGAAGACGCTTATGCCGGCAAAAAAGCTTCGCAGCGCTCCTATTACGAGACGCCGGAAACAGCCGAAAAAAACTTACGCGAGCTGATGTCGCTCGAAGACGAGACGCTGATGGTCTGCCCGGCGCTTCACAGCATGCACGCCTCCACGGAAGCCGCGATCGCGCGCGGCATCGCGTTGGGCTGGGAGCTGCGCCGTCCCGTGCAGTTCCACCTCTCGGAGGATCGGGGCGACGTGGATCTTTCTCTGAAGCTTCACGGCTGCCGCCCGGTCGTGTTTTTGCAGCGGCTGCTGGACGAAGGGCGCGTTCCGTCGCTGTCGCACGTGATCCTGTCGGACTGCTGCTGGCTCGACGACGAGGAACGCCGCCTCGTCGCCCGCAACGGCATGAAGGTCGTGCTCAACGCGCGCATGAACGCGCGCGTGAAAACGGGCTTTCCCGACGTGCCGGCGCTGCTGGCCTCGGGGATCCCTCTGTGGTGCGGCACCGACGGCGAGGCCAGCAACGACGATCTGAACGTGCAGGGCGAGCGCGAGTTCCTCAAGGCGCGCTACCGCGGCGCGATCGAGCCGAAGACGATCGAGGGCTTCGGCCGCCAGCGCTTCGACTTCGGCGCCGGATATATCGGCGCGCTCGGCGTGGGCGGCTGGGCCGACCTGCGGGTCGGCGAAAACGGCGCGGTGCGCGACGTGTACGTAGGCGGTCGCAAGACCATAGAAAACGGCCGTCTGCTCGGGCTGGACGTCGAGCGCGACGTGGAACGCCCGCTGCGCGAAGAAGTCGCCGCGATGACGGCGGAACCGGCCGCGCCGGAAGCGTGA